The following proteins are encoded in a genomic region of Trachemys scripta elegans isolate TJP31775 unplaced genomic scaffold, CAS_Tse_1.0 scaffold_94, whole genome shotgun sequence:
- the LOC117870664 gene encoding zinc finger protein 271-like, whose amino-acid sequence KAKACETPDRPEENFSSHSDLTTHDRINLEETRYTCHECGKSFNLNAALITHHTIYTGEKLYECSECRKHFNQSSTLSTHRRIHTGEMPYRCSECGKSFSRSSHLIRHQRIHSGEKPYTCSECGKSFNQSSALITHQRIHTGDTPYTCSECGKSFSRSSALITHQSIHTGETPYICSHCGKSFSRSSSLITHQRIHTGERPYTCYDCGKSFNRSSNLTIHQRIHTGEKPYTCTDCGKSFSQSCALSAHRRIHTGEKPYRCSECGKRFNHSSALITHRRIHTGERPYPCSECGKIFSQSSHLITHQRIHTGDTPYTCSECGKSFSQSSAFITHQRIHTGDTPYTCSECEKSFSRSSALITHQRIHTGDTPYTCSECGKSFNQSSNLIKHQRIHMGENCNKSLD is encoded by the coding sequence AAAGCAAAAGCCTGTGAGACTCCGGACAGGCCAGAGGAAAACTTCAGTAGCCACTCAGACCTTACAACACACGACAGAATCAACTTGGAAGAGACACGCTACACATGCcatgagtgcgggaaaagcttcaatttGAACGCTGCCCTTATCACACATCACACAATCTACACGGGTGAGAAACTTTATGAATGCTCTGAGTGTAGGAAACACTTCAATCAGAGCTCTACCTTGAGTAcacataggagaatccacacaggagagatgcCCTACAggtgctctgagtgcgggaaaagcttcagtcggagctcacaccttatcagacatcagagaatccactcaggagagaagccctacacatgctctgagtgcgggaagagcttcaatcagagctctgcccttatcacacatcagagaatccacacaggggacacgccctacacatgctctgagtgcgggaaaagcttcagtcggagctctgcccttatcacacatcagagtatccacacaggggagacGCCCTACATATGCTCTcactgcgggaaaagcttcagtcggagctcttcccttatcacacatcagagaatccacacaggtgagAGGCCCTACACATGCTacgactgtgggaaaagcttcaatcggaGCTCAAACCTTACcatacatcagagaatccacacaggagagaaaccctacacaTGCACTGACTGCGGGAAAAGTTTCAGTCAGAGCTGTGCCCTGAGCGcacataggagaatccacactGGTGAAAAACCATATAGATgttctgagtgcgggaaaagatTCAATCACAGCTCTGCCCTGATCACgcataggagaatccacacaggagagaggccctacccatgctctgagtgtggaaAAATCTTCAGTCAGAGCTCAcaccttatcacacatcagagaatccacacaggggacacaccctacacatgctctgagtgcgggaaaagtttCAGTCAGAGCTCTGCCtttatcacacatcagagaatccacacaggggacacgccctacacatgctctgagtgtgagaaaagcttcagtcggagctctgcccttatcacacatcagagaatccacacaggggacacgccctacacatgctccgagtgtgggaaaagcttcaatcagagctcaaaccttattaaacatcagagaatccacatgggCGAGAACTGTAATAAATCCCTTGACTAG